The proteins below are encoded in one region of Effusibacillus dendaii:
- the ahrC gene encoding transcriptional regulator AhrC/ArgR, with protein sequence MKGKRLLKIRELIQKQEIETQDELVDGLKQLGFQVTQATVSRDIKELQLIKVPTPDGRYKYSLPPETSYNPGVKLKRILADSFVSIDHAENLIVLKTLPGNANAIAAVIDTLDWDGVLGTISGDDTILIICRVKEETPEIVNQFLSYL encoded by the coding sequence ATGAAAGGGAAACGATTGTTGAAAATCCGGGAATTAATTCAAAAACAGGAGATCGAAACGCAGGACGAATTGGTGGATGGATTGAAACAACTGGGATTCCAAGTCACGCAGGCGACTGTATCAAGGGACATCAAAGAGCTACAGCTCATTAAAGTTCCAACTCCGGATGGACGCTACAAATATTCATTGCCGCCGGAAACATCCTACAATCCCGGAGTCAAGCTAAAAAGAATATTGGCAGACAGTTTCGTTTCAATCGACCATGCCGAAAACCTGATTGTACTGAAAACGCTGCCAGGCAATGCGAATGCGATTGCTGCCGTGATTGATACGCTGGATTGGGACGGTGTTCTGGGCACAATCAGCGGTGATGATACCATATTGATCATCTGTCGGGTTAAAGAGGAAACTCCCGAAATTGTCAACCAGTTCCTCAGTTATTTGTAG